One genomic segment of Streptomyces sp. RerS4 includes these proteins:
- a CDS encoding DUF4265 domain-containing protein: protein MTPSELLAAENNRIKVWFRFVPREGWLPHDTEGLWATRLSADTARVENVPFLQNGVAEGEIVRFVTDADGLHWSKERVEASGNCTIRVLPVASGPLGRSARAVHERLSLFGLGGEVFSEEFPLVAFTVPADADLAGIKALLVRGVEDGWWHFEVGCVTDAWRDA from the coding sequence ATGACTCCATCCGAGCTCCTCGCCGCCGAGAACAACCGGATCAAGGTGTGGTTCCGGTTTGTGCCGCGTGAAGGCTGGCTTCCCCATGACACCGAGGGACTGTGGGCAACGAGGCTGAGCGCCGATACCGCTCGGGTGGAGAACGTTCCCTTCCTGCAGAACGGGGTGGCCGAGGGCGAGATCGTGCGGTTCGTGACGGATGCAGACGGTCTCCACTGGTCGAAGGAACGGGTGGAGGCGTCGGGCAACTGCACCATCCGGGTCCTGCCCGTTGCATCCGGCCCACTGGGACGAAGCGCACGCGCTGTGCACGAGCGGCTGTCGCTGTTCGGCTTGGGCGGTGAGGTCTTCAGCGAGGAGTTCCCATTGGTCGCCTTCACCGTGCCGGCTGATGCAGATCTTGCTGGGATCAAGGCGCTGCTCGTCCGTGGCGTGGAGGACGGGTGGTGGCACTTCGAGGTCGGCTGTGTCACCGACGCATGGCGCGACGCGTAG
- a CDS encoding helix-turn-helix domain-containing protein: MEDHTATGIGAHPAPALRQYVDSYVGFDLRGLPAGVHCGPPSRALTAVISLADPLEVAAGVDDGSPVTRFGSVAGGLMCRSVAIHHDGRQQGVRVSLTPLGARAIYGMPAAELADRLVPLDELLGALGVELVDRLRAATTWAARFAVLDELLLRAVGRGACGDHVRWVHPEVAEAWRRLVAARGCVQVGAVAAELGWSRRYLTERFRGETGLSPKTLARVLRFEHAHELAAAHDPLPWADVAAVSGYADQAHLVRDWREFTGRSPTAWRRGEVLLGAG, encoded by the coding sequence ATGGAGGACCACACGGCCACCGGGATCGGTGCACATCCGGCGCCCGCCTTGCGGCAGTACGTCGACTCGTATGTCGGTTTCGACCTCCGCGGGCTCCCGGCGGGGGTGCACTGCGGCCCGCCGAGCCGCGCGCTCACTGCGGTGATCAGCCTGGCAGATCCTTTGGAGGTGGCGGCGGGCGTTGACGACGGGTCGCCGGTCACCCGATTCGGCAGCGTGGCCGGTGGTCTGATGTGCCGGTCCGTCGCGATCCACCACGACGGGCGCCAGCAGGGTGTACGGGTATCGCTGACGCCGCTGGGGGCCCGGGCCATCTACGGCATGCCCGCCGCCGAGCTCGCCGACCGACTGGTCCCACTTGACGAGCTCTTAGGAGCGCTTGGCGTCGAGCTGGTCGACCGGCTCCGAGCGGCGACGACATGGGCGGCGCGGTTCGCCGTGCTGGACGAATTGCTCCTCCGAGCTGTCGGCCGTGGCGCCTGCGGCGACCATGTGCGCTGGGTGCACCCCGAGGTAGCCGAGGCGTGGCGCCGCCTCGTCGCCGCGCGGGGTTGCGTCCAGGTCGGTGCGGTCGCCGCGGAACTCGGCTGGAGCCGTCGGTACCTCACCGAGCGGTTTCGCGGTGAGACGGGCCTGTCGCCGAAGACCCTTGCCCGCGTCTTGCGCTTCGAGCACGCGCACGAACTGGCGGCGGCGCACGACCCGCTCCCGTGGGCCGATGTGGCAGCCGTGTCCGGCTACGCCGACCAGGCCCATCTCGTGCGGGACTGGCGCGAGTTCACGGGCCGTTCGCCGACGGCCTGGCGTCGCGGCGAAGTCCTCCTCGGAGCCGGGTAG
- a CDS encoding cupin domain-containing protein has product MRLVNHERNAMDLRTTPVHLGLGSRAKPVEGFAWDPEVLQAYSAAVATDGAEGRMVMIFDGEGPGDHWESHPAGDELVVCLSGAVTVTRDVDGVAERVLLGPGEATINPAGVWHVVDMEGPTSLLAITASLGTDHRPRTDTRPTERIGTPGPGEAQ; this is encoded by the coding sequence ATGAGACTCGTCAACCACGAACGCAATGCCATGGACCTGCGGACCACCCCCGTGCACCTCGGACTGGGATCGAGAGCGAAACCCGTCGAGGGCTTCGCCTGGGATCCGGAGGTGCTCCAGGCCTACAGCGCCGCGGTCGCGACAGATGGCGCCGAGGGCCGGATGGTGATGATCTTCGACGGCGAGGGCCCGGGTGACCATTGGGAGAGCCACCCTGCAGGCGACGAACTGGTCGTTTGCCTCAGCGGGGCCGTGACGGTCACCCGCGACGTGGACGGGGTGGCCGAACGCGTTCTGCTCGGGCCGGGCGAGGCCACCATCAACCCGGCCGGGGTATGGCACGTGGTCGACATGGAGGGGCCGACGTCCCTCCTGGCCATCACCGCGAGCCTCGGCACCGACCACCGTCCTCGGACCGACACCCGCCCGACCGAACGCATCGGCACGCCCGGCCCGGGGGAAGCGCAGTGA
- a CDS encoding GDSL-type esterase/lipase family protein — protein MTTRIACLGDSLTRAQFSVDYLDLLGRRHPPGDVQLARFGANGDFAYNLLQRLDAVVADPPDVITVLIGTNDARASLAGYPVEQAMKRKQLPDRPSAGWFQQCLGAVVARLRAETDATIALLSLPVLGQQLDGAAAQASQAYSRMIAEVAATNEVAYLPLHERQIEELRQADPPPIPYREVTPAAVVGVLVQHAVLRRSLDTISRRRGLVLTTDHIHQNSRGATLIAEVIDAGLLTQSA, from the coding sequence GTGACGACACGCATCGCGTGCCTCGGCGACAGCCTCACGCGCGCGCAGTTCAGCGTCGACTACCTGGATCTTCTCGGACGACGTCACCCTCCCGGTGACGTGCAGCTTGCCCGCTTCGGCGCCAACGGCGACTTCGCCTACAACCTCTTGCAGCGCCTCGATGCCGTCGTCGCGGACCCGCCCGATGTGATCACCGTGTTGATCGGGACCAACGACGCCCGAGCAAGCCTTGCCGGCTACCCCGTCGAGCAGGCCATGAAGCGCAAACAGCTCCCCGATCGCCCGTCAGCCGGCTGGTTCCAACAGTGCCTGGGGGCCGTCGTCGCACGGCTGCGAGCGGAGACCGACGCCACGATCGCTCTGCTGTCGCTACCCGTACTCGGACAACAACTCGATGGAGCAGCGGCACAGGCATCGCAGGCGTACAGCAGGATGATCGCCGAGGTCGCCGCCACCAACGAGGTCGCCTACCTTCCGCTCCACGAACGCCAGATCGAGGAACTGCGCCAAGCGGACCCGCCGCCGATCCCATACCGGGAGGTGACGCCCGCGGCGGTCGTCGGCGTCCTGGTCCAGCACGCAGTGCTGCGCCGCAGCCTCGACACGATCTCGCGGCGCCGAGGTCTCGTGCTCACGACCGACCACATCCACCAGAACAGCCGCGGCGCCACCCTTATCGCCGAGGTCATCGACGCCGGTCTGCTGACCCAGAGCGCATAG